In Vigna angularis cultivar LongXiaoDou No.4 chromosome 8, ASM1680809v1, whole genome shotgun sequence, the DNA window TGTGAAGGACCAgtgtccaatagctgcgtgtgaaggacaagaaccgagataggtccaatagctgcgtgtgaaggaccagtgtccaatagctgcgtgtgaaggacaagaactgagataggtccaatagctgcgtgtgaaggaccaACGTCCattagctgcgtgtgaaggacaaGAACCGTGTtaggtccaatagctgcgtgtgaaggaccaGCGTCCATTAGCTGCGTCTGAAGGACAAAACCAATAAGTCTGATAACTTCGAGTCGTGTCCGAAGAAATTTCCTTGTTCTGGTTATCTAGCTTTACATGATATAGTACCAGAGGataaacaaacttaaattcaCTTATGAATAAATTGCCATGTTTttatgacttttgcatgtcgtgtgaggTTGTATAACacgctttttatatctagctcacccttgcttgtttgtattgctggtgtatgtttctttggcgatgatcatccacttggatgggagcagatgacGGGGAGGATACTTTCGGAACAGCTCTTGATGGAGACGGCAGTGCTGCAGCTTAGATTTGCTAGTTTTATTccatgaattcatgttatttggataaacttttgagtatttaaagttttaaattctccgTAATTTCAAGGGAGAAATCCTAATACTCTAATTGTCAATTTCGCACTATTctaaggatgactgtaatccttaattactcttgactgctttcctatattatgcatgatgacgtatttattatatatgaatgacgtatataattgggatgtcacatgcaagagcaggagcaggagaaggaggagacagaactggagaaggagaaggagcaggagacGGAGCAAgagtaggagcaggagcaggagaaggagcaggagcgagagaaggagcaggagcgagagaaggagaaggaaaaggagcaggagcaggagcaggaggaACAGGAGAAGGAGCAgaagcaggagaaggagaaggagaaggagaaagacaaggacaaggagaaggagcaggagtcggagtaggagcaggagcagatgtaggagcaggagcaggagcaggagcagcaGAAGGAAAAGGAGCAGGAGCAAAAgcaagagaaggagaaggagaaggagaaggaaaaggagCAGGAGGAGGAGGAGCAGGAAAAGGAGGAGCAGGAGAAGAAGCCAgagtaggagcaggagcaggagcagaagcaggagtaggagaaggagaaggagcaggagcgggagaaggaaaaggagtaggagcaggagcaggagtaggagaACGAGGAGACAGTatgggagaaggagaaggagaaagagcaggagcaggagcggGAGCGGAAGCAGGAGCAGGTGCAGGAGCAAgtgaaggagaaggagaaggagcaggagaagAAGGAGACGGAGCGGGAGcgggagaaggagcaggagaaggagaaggagaaggagcaggagcatGAGCAAAAGCAGGAGCATGAGCATGAGCAGGAGCAGGAACTAGAAGAAGAGCAGGAGTAGGAGCAGGAGCAAGAGCAAGAGCAGGAGCAGGAACTGGACCAGGAGCATGAGCAAGACCAGGAGCACGAGCAgaagcaggagcaggagaaggaaaagtagaaggagcaggagaaggagcaggagaaggagaaagagaaggataaggaaaaggagaaggaaaaggagaagGGGCAGGAGCAGAAGCTGGAGCAGAAGCAGGAGtaagagaaggaggagacaaagctgaagaaggagaaggagcaggagatGGAGCAGGAGCAAAGgcaggagaaggagcaggagcgggagaaggagaaggaaaaggagcaggagcaggagcagaagcagaagcagaagaaggaggaggagcaggagaaggtacaggagcaggagcaggagcaggagaaggagaagaagaaggagaaagagaaggagtaggagcaggagcagAAGAAGGAGccggagaaggagaaggagcaggagcaggagcaggagcaggagaaggagcaggagaaggagcaggagcggGAGAAgtagaaagagaaggagaaggcaAAGGATAAGGAGAAGGAGTAGGAGTAGAAGCAGGAGCAGGAACAGAAGCAGGAGCAGGTGAAGAAgcgggagaaggagaaggagaaggagcaggagcaggagaaggagcatgagcaggagcaggagcaggagtaggagtaggagcaggagcatgagcaggagcaggagcaagaCTAGACCAGGAGCAGGAGTAGGACCAGGAGCATGAGCAGGAGCAAGAGCAGGAGCAGGAACTGGACCTGGAGCacgagcaggagcaggagccgGAAAAGAAAAAGCAGAAGAAGCAGGAGAAGGACAAagggaaggagaaggaaaaggatAAGGAAAAGGAGAAGGGGCAGGAGCAGGAGCTGGAGCAGGtgcaggagaaggagaaggagcaggagaaggaggagacagagctggagaaggagaaggagcaagAGTAGGAGGAGGAGCAGGAGCAAGAACAGGAGCAGGAGCAAGaacaggagcaggagcaggagtaggTGAAGAAgcgggagaaggagaaggagaaggagcaggagcaggagcatgagcaggagcaggagcaggagtaggagtAGGAGCAGGAGCAAAAGCAGGAACTGGACCAAGAGCAGGAGTAGGACCAGGAGTAGGACCAGGAGCATGAGCAGGAGCAGGAACTGGACCAGGAGTAGGAGCAGGAGCACAAGCAGGAGAAGAAAAAGCAGAAGAAGCAGGAGAAGGacaaagagaaggagaaggaaaaggatAAGGAAAAGGAGAAGGGGCAGGAGCAGGAGCTGGAggtggagaaggagaaggagaaagagcaggagaaggaggagacagagctggagaaggagaaggagcaggagtaggagcAGCAGGAGGAGCAGGAGCAAGaacaggagcaggagcagggaCAAGAGCAGGAGCAAGTGAAGAAgggggagaaggagaaggagaaggagccaGAGCATGAGCAGGAGCATGAGCAGGAGCAAGAGCAGGAGTAGGAGTAGGAGCAGGAGCAAAAGCAGGAACTGGACCAAGAGCAGGAGTAGGACCAGGAGTAGGACCAGGAGCATGAGCAGGAGCAGGAACTGGACCAGGAGTAGGAGCAGGAGCACAAGCAGGAGAAGAAAAAGCAGAAGAAGCAGGAGAAGGacaaagagaaggagaaggaaaaggataaggaaaaggagaaggggcaggagcaggagcaggagctggaggtggagaaggagaaggagaaagagtaggagaaggaggagacagagctggagaaggagaaggagcaggagtaggagcAGCAGGAGGAGCAGGAGCAAGaacaggagcaggagcagggaCAGGAGCAGGAGCAAGTGAAGAAgggggagaaggagaaggagaaggagccagagcaggagcaggagcatgagcaggagcaggagtaggagtaggagcaggagcatgagcaggagcaggagcaggaacTGGACCAGGAGCAGGAGTAGGACCAGGAGTAGGaccaggagcaggagcaggagcaggaacacaagcaggagcaggagcaggagaagaAAAAGCAGAAGAAGCAGGAGAAGGacaaagagaaggagaaggaaaaggataaggagaaggagaaggagcaggagaaggagctGGAGgtggagcaggagcaggagaaggagaaggagcaggagaaggaggagacagagctggagaaggagaaggagcaggagacggagcaggagcaggagtaggagaaagagaaggagaaggaaaaggagaaTGGGCAAGAGcaggaggaggagctggagctgGAGCAGGAGTAGGAGTAGGAGGACACAGAGATGGAGAAGGAAAAGGCgcaggagaaggagcaggagctgaagcaggagcaggagaaggagaaggagacgGAACAGGAGCAAAGgcaagagaaggagaaggagaaggagcagcagcgggagaaggagaaggaaaaggagCAGAAGCCGAAGGAGGAGCAGGATGAGGAACaagagcaggagcaggagaaggagaagaaggagtaggaacaggagaaggagaaggagcaggagtaggagcAGGAGGAGGAGCAAGAGAAGAAGCAGTAgcgggagaaggagaaggagaaggagaaggacaaggagaaggagcaggtgTAGGAGccggagcaggagcaggagcaagaGCCGGAGAAGGACGAGACGGAGCGGGAGAAGGAGACGGAggaggagcaggagcaggagcagaagCAGATGCAGCAGTAGGAGCacgagcaggagcaggagaaggagaaggagaaggaggagacaGAACTGGAGatggagaaggagcaggagacggagcaggagaaggagaaggagaaggagcaagagcaggaggaggagaaggagcaggagaaCGAGGAGACGGAGCGAGAGAAAGGAGacggagcaggagcaggagaaggagcaggagcaggagaaggaggagacagagctggagaaggagaaggagcaggagtaggaaaagaaggagcaggagcgggagaaagagaaggaaaaggagTAGTAGTAGgagtaggagcaggagcagAAGCAGGAACAGCAGGAGCACGAGCAGGagcaggaggaggagaaggagaagcagCAGGAGCAGAAGCAGGAGCTGCAGAAGGAGGAGACAGAgctggagaaggagaagaagcagTAGACGAAGCAGGAGTAGGAGAAgggaaaagagaaggagaaggaaaaggagaaCGAAAAGGAGAAGGGGCAGGAGCAGGAGGAGGAGCAGGAGttggagcaggagcaggagaaggaggaCACAGAGCTGGAGAAGGAGAAAGCGCAGGAGCAGGACCaggagaaggagagagagaaggagaaggaaaaggagctggagcagga includes these proteins:
- the LOC108344352 gene encoding vegetative cell wall protein gp1-like, whose protein sequence is MLLLLLLLSPSPSPAPASAPASSPAPAPAPSPSTASAPISSPAPFPSPSPAPAPSPYPSAAPAPSPTPSPSQSPSSALSPPSPASAPASAPASAISPSPSPAPFPTSLCPPSPAPAPTPAPPPAPAPSPFRSPFPSPSLFPSPTPASSTASSPSPALSPPSAAPASAPAASPSPPPAPALLSPPSPSPSPAPARAPTAASASAPAPAPPPSPSPAPSRPSPALAPAPAPAPTPAPSPCPSPSPSPSPATASSLAPPPAPTPPAPAPSPAPSPSPALSPPSPAPSPSPAPAPPPAPSPAPSPSPYPFPSPSLCPSPASSAFSSPAPAPACVPAPAPAPGPTPGPTPAPGPVPAPAPAHAPAPTPTPAPAHAPAPALAPSPSPSPPSSLAPAPPSPSPSPASSPTPAPAPVLAPAPVLAPAPPPTLAPSPSPALSPPSPAPSPSPAPAPAPAPAPSPFPYPFPSPSLCPSPASSAFSFPAPAPARAPGPVPAPALAPAHAPGPTPAPVPAPALALAPAPTPALLLVPAPAHAHAPAFAHAPAPSPSPSPAPSPAPAPSPSSPAPSPSPSLAPAPAPASAPAPAPALSPSPSPILSPRSPTPAPAPTPFPSPAPAPSPSPTPASAPAPAPTLASSPAPPFPAPPPPAPFPSPSPSPSLAFAPAPFPSAAPAPAPAPTSAPAPTPTPAPSPCPCLSPSPSPSPASAPSPVPPAPAPAPFPSPSLLDNQNKEISSDTTRSYQTYWFCPSDAANGRWSFTRSYWT